The Arabidopsis thaliana chromosome 5, partial sequence genomic interval CGCATATAGGATCAGTTCTCATACCAAAGATGCAGGCCCCTAACATAGATTCCCCAAGAGCTTAAAAGGTACtgaatcattttcttctataatATGTGATTTTGGTTTATCCATTCGTTTATAATGTGTGAATTTGACTTTTGCAGGAGCAAGGATGTTAAATTGTCAATGTTTGGGTGCTTggataaattttgatttctgcTGATGATTGGTTTCGTCGGAATTCTGGCAAATTTTGAGGGTCCAACGATGATAGAGGTAGAAGTTGCGCTCTGattttttggttcttatatAAAGTTGTAAATgaatttagttataaaaaacagtgaagcttttaaaagtattctatgaaaattcaaattgttaTTGCAAAACTTtcacaaaatctttatttcgtttttcaaattttataactctTCTTCATAAAAACCCGAAAAACCTTTCTTACAAGAGTTATGTAACTACcttaaaaccaaacaatttaTGTATTATAACTAGTTTGAGACATAAACACAGAGTTATAATCAGCAACGAAGCCTAAATGTGTCCAAGATGTTTGCAATGTTGTTTCCGTGAGATCTACGCAAGAGATGGATAAAAGGCATGAGCTTCTGCACCAAACCCCAAAACAGATCCATCCTCATCTCCTTTGTGAATCTCAGTGCCTTGACCACCACGAAATTCCCAAACTCATTCCTCGCCAGCCTCATCAACCTGTCTCCATCGCAACCCAAAAGCTCCACAACCACCACAACCATTGActcctccacctccaaaaGCTTCTCCACGATGTAGCTTCCATACTTCTTAAACGATAGCTCAATGCACTGACCATAAAGATTAACGGCGATGTTGTGAATGCAACGCGAGTCATACAGTGTAAGCACATGTTGGACCACAAAGTTCCCTGAAGCATCGTTGCTTAGCCGGAGAGCGTTGGATACGACCAATTCTAGTAGCTGATCTCTGTAGTAAGGATCGTCAGCGTCGGTTATGATATCATTGAGCGCGATGCAGCCGTGCTGGTCACACGCTAGGTCGAGAGCGTGGTAGAGAATGCGCTCGTACAATGCCTTTTTCATCACCTTGTCGAAAACGACCATGGCTCGTATCGTCACGTAGGATGCGTATTTGTCGGTCGTGATGTGGAGGAAGCGGCGCAAGATAGCGGCACAGAAGAAGGCGTCCACGTCATCTGATTTGCCGAGGAGCTTCTGCACGCGTCTCGAGCCGAACTTGGTTGTGACGATCGACATGAAGTAATCGGAGTCAGACGTAAGCAACGAGGCCATCCTCTGAAGCTCTGTTTTGTCTGACTTTGAGATCATCTCTTTAAAGTAAGACACACCATCGCCGTCAGTCATTAGGTTGAACAGAGCTGCGTGCAAGGGCGTGGCGGAGGCGCGTGGGGCGAATCCAGAAGGAGGAATGTAACCGGAGGTTTCTGTAGGGTTTGGTAAAGCATTGAACATGGTCGACATTGAAAAGGTATTATCGGAGACTGCCATTGATGTATTTCTTGATCTACAGAAATTTCTCTAGAAAAGGGTTTAATCAGTTTGTGTGATTTTGGAGAAGTATGAGAGATTTGTGAATGAGAGATCTGTGGTGATGCGTAGAGTATTTATAGAAAAGTTAgggcttttgtttttctagttACAATTACACAACTCGGATTCCTACCAGGAAAAGGAAACTTATTTGGTGGAGtatccttttttctttgtgttttaataataataatctatctgagaaaaatggaaaaaagtaGAATTTTTCTGTAAAACGACAATATTTAGGCAcgaaaatcaaattaaaaaaggaaaagtagGAAGGAGATCGTAAATTTGATCCCGTAAATTCGAAGGGTATTAGAAGGGTATAATCGTCATCTGCCATTGCCTCTTTTTCGAGGTCAACATCGGCTCATTGACGAATGACGACTGTGAATAGAAGATACTGATACGAACGAAACTTCGGCCCACATTGGGTTTATGGGCccaatataatatatatacgattcattttcttctcgCAGTTTGTTTTCTCCTCTTGTTGCTGGGTTCTCTTCTCGCTAAAAACCCAGATTGCAGCAGTTTTGTCAAGTGGCGGATTACTGGAGTAGCAAGCAGAATCTTTCAGGTAATTGATGATTTACGTGTTTTCTCCTGCTCAAATCAAGATATATTGTGAATGAATCTTTAGGCAGTTTCTTTCCTCTGATCGAGTCTTTGTTTTCTGTCAATAATCGAATTCGAGAATCGCTGCTTTTATCTGGTTGTATTTGTTCGGAGAAATTTGATCCTTGCTTGTAGATATTGTAAGAACAATTTGTGATACACTCAAACTGTTCGATAAAATGCCTGAACGAAACTTTGCTTCTTTTGCAATCTTTGATGCGAAgtatgaaataatattttcttgagCATATAGGTTGATGCAATTAGGTGATCTAAATTTCCAATATCAAACTGATGACGTTTACATATTCCCTGGGAATTGTCAGCTGTTCATCAATAGCATTTTCTAGTTAGCCTTTATGCTTGACATTAAGATCTCATGTTACTGATAACGTTCTAGCTCGTGGTTAGAATGAACAAGAAGCAGTTCTAGCTTAAGCTAAAGACAAGGTTGCTTATTGACAAAGCAATTCATCTTTTTGAATCTTTCGATCCCTTACTCACTTTTGTGTGCGTTTACTACTTTCTGAGAATTCATCTTTTCACAATTTGTATTTTGGCTTAAcagatttcatttttgtaaattgcAGAGTTTCTGGATTCTCCGGTGTAGCCAGTTGAAGCTTATCAGTATACGCTATGGGAAATACTTCTGATGACGACAAGATCCTCAGCTATGAAGATGTTGTCCTCAGGAGATCAGATTTGGACATCCTAAACGGACCCATTTTTCTAAACGATCGTGTTATCGAGTTCTACCTTAGCTTCTTATCCACGGTTCACAGTTCCACTACCATCTCGCTAATCCCTCCCTCCATTGCTTTCTGGATCTCAAACTGCCCGGACACCGAATACCTCAAAGATTTCATGAAACCACTTAATTTGCGCGACAAAGACCTCCTGATACTCCCTGTAAACGACAATTCAAATGTCGAGGTAGCAGAAGGCGGATTACATTGGAGCTTACTCGTGTACTACAAAGAGGCCAACACGTTTGTCCATCACGATAGCTACATGGGAGTGAATAGATGGAGCGCGAAACAGCTCTTCAAGGCGGTTTCTCCGTTTGTGTCTAATGGAGATGCATCATACAAGGAATGCACTGATACACCACAGCAAAAGAATGGGTACGACTGCGGTGTTTTCCTTCTTGCTACCGCTCGGGTAATATGTGAATGGTTCAGCTCTGGAGGAATGAAGAACCGGGATGAGCTGTGGTTTGCTAATGTGAAGGAGACTGTACCAGATCTGGTTAACCATCTGAGAGAAGAGATTTTGGCGCTGATCAAGAAGTTGATGTCTGAGAGTGTGAGTAAGTGAGAGATGGTTATTGAACGTGGTTAGATATTCCGGTTGGATGATTTTAACTGTTTTCCGGAACTTCAAACAGTTGATATTTTAACCGGTTGTTGAAATCAACTGTTTTACTCTATTTTAACTGGTAAAGTCAGAACAAGACTACTATTTGAGCCCATTGTTTTGGTGAGTCTAGGCCCAATTTCGTTCAGTGTaataaagttaatatataGGCCCACGAACAAGTGACGCGCATCTACGTCATGACATCATTTTTTGAAATGTCatgacaaaataataaataatctCTAATACTGTAAAATGCAAAAGCGAAAAATTATCTgtaaaaatgatgaaactgtttttgttttttcatcaCATTTTCGGAATATAAAtattaccaaacaaaaatggtgttattaaaaaaattgtgttagAAGCACATAATGaaggaatgaaaaaaaaaaaaaaatgaatagaaagaaaaacaaaagatggtGAAAACGAATCCATTTTCTGAAATCGAGAAACATTTTCACTAAAGTgggaacaaaacaaaagaaagctccgaagatttttaaaatagtaaataaaaagagagatagGTTCTGCATGGGAATCTACGCTTTGATGCTTTGCTTGAAAATGGAGGCAAGAATATTATGCGGGTCCCTTTGGAAATTGCGCCTCAAATCTCTAATCCTATCCTAAAATCTTCTGTTTATTCTATTTTATACACGTCTCTTTCTAGTTTACTGTTATAGTATAAATCTATCAACCAGTATGAGAGAGGACTACATGTTTAAATAAGCATGCAAGGCTaacataaaatgaaaactaaaactgTACTAtacaaaaacagttttttttttttcttttggtacgAATGATATACAATTGAAAAACTAGCTTATTAAATACTATTTTAGAATGTAGTTTCTCTTCGTATTTGAGGATATAAGATTAGGACTATGTACAAGCAAACTAGAGTAACATAAAACTTGGCtctataattttgttttttgtcagAGATCATTTGGAAATAGATAGATTTGGCtatgaatttaaaaaaagaaaagaaaataaaaaagtgaaagTATTCAAATTGAAACACTGACTGTGAGTGAGACAGCACATGCCAAGCAAAACCTAATCAGGGGGCTGCGACCACTTATCATTCTTCCTTCTTTCCTCGATTTCCACCAAAATTATTCCATTCTCATTCCGCCACGTGTCATCCCGTTTGCCGACATATGGGTCCCAATTGTACCGCCGGCCAATCACTCTGTCGTTGGTTCcgttttttcttatttcttttgctttagAAACGTTTATTtcagaaattagggtttcttatTTGCTTCACTTGTCATTTGCAGGTACTATTCGTGTGGTAGTTCATCAAGGATACTATCCAGAGTACATTTTAAgtatttttcctttataaaaTTGTAATCCAATCACGTATATGACCAAAGTTATGACTTTActtgtttacaaaaaattctttaaaaataccACAATAGTATTCAGATTGAGTTccactactttttttttttttttggtgttctaCTTCCATATACATAATTTCTTCCTACAAATTTCTAGGCCATCTCTTGTTTCCTATCATTGGTGCAAAATAGAAGACAAATAATTGTTCCAGTTATATCAACTTTGGTCAATTTTAACGTTAGTTTACCCATTATTATTCTCATTAGTCTTAAATTTTGTAGTGTATATACCAATTAACgatcattatatttttttaaaccatAATTATGAGATGGACCAACTTGATGCAGTCATTGATTTAATCAAAAGTAGTAATAAAGTTTTTCGACTTCATCAATTGCCTAGACCATCAAACCAAACACCATCCTtaccaaaaaatcaaaccaaacaccATTACACCAACGGTATAATTAATCATCTAAAATAATTAGAATTAAAATTATCACATTCTAATGAAATTATAAGTATTAACTTAGGATGTATGAAACCAAAGTTGTAGACTAAACATCCGAATTAGCATTAGGTCGAATAGGAATTTTCTAAAAGTGTTATATTGGTGTAAACAATATAACACTTACAGTAACgatcaacaaaaattacagTAACGATCACTCTATAAACTATAATAAAAATGACTAGTACCATCATGTCGAGATAGATTGCAatatgattcatatatatgatgacATGAGAGAGAGCTCTCTTATCTATACGATCTGctttaacttctttttattgCCCATGAAATTCTAGTTTTGTCACTTGTTGTCTTAAGACACATTATAAAGCAactgaaaatattataactttgaCTGGTCAACCCAAAACTCaatgtctttttcttccattCCTATTTTCCAGTGGTCCCACCACTTCAGTTATTATAATGTTCGATTCCtgaatttatgattttgaatGGAAGATTCGTGTTATGGATCACACTCTCATTCctgtttcttcatctccacttCTTTCGAAAATTGATCTATGTTAAGATTTATAAATTAGTTTGGTATTAACCTGTATACATTTGTCTTTTAAACCTGCCAATATAATTCTTTTGAATTACGTTCTTGCCTGTTTAAAAGTTTGGTGGTCATCAAATTTTTGGCTTAATATCGTTTCGATTTGGTATGAATTGAATAGAATAAACCAAGTCATTGGATGATGTACAATTAGGTTTCTCCATTTCGCTATTAGTAAACTAAATGATTAAAAGGTGTCTGAACTGTTAGTGCTAAGAAAAAGACTTAGtgctataatatttttaataaacacAAATCATTTACATAAATTgaacttaaaatttaaagatggCCATCATTATTGGGATAAAATTTGGGAGCCACAAGTAGGTAGGGTCCAAAGGGAAAATATCCATATAATGATCATCATCAGTTATATTTGGAGACCAATGATTGTTTGTGAATGGATCACTAAATTGTtgtaaaaaagagaaagaacgAATGAATCACTATTTTCCTGGCGGGAATTGGtaataacaaaatgattttttttttttttccatcctATCAAACATGAAACGAAAGAAAGAGTATAGTAAGTGGGATTTATTGAATGATTGATCCGTCTCTAGCTACTTCCATTGTCACATTAACGTTTTCGTTTTCGtagtaaacaaagaaacatgttttcaACTAAGTAGTaagacagaagaaaaaaattctagaGGAACAAGTAACGATCTTATTAT includes:
- the PUM19 gene encoding pumilio 19 (pumilio 19 (PUM19); FUNCTIONS IN: RNA binding, binding; INVOLVED IN: biological_process unknown; LOCATED IN: cellular_component unknown; CONTAINS InterPro DOMAIN/s: Pumilio RNA-binding repeat (InterPro:IPR001313), Armadillo-like helical (InterPro:IPR011989), Armadillo-type fold (InterPro:IPR016024); BEST Arabidopsis thaliana protein match is: pumilio 18 (TAIR:AT5G60110.1); Has 1807 Blast hits to 1807 proteins in 277 species: Archae - 0; Bacteria - 0; Metazoa - 736; Fungi - 347; Plants - 385; Viruses - 0; Other Eukaryotes - 339 (source: NCBI BLink).), with amino-acid sequence MAVSDNTFSMSTMFNALPNPTETSGYIPPSGFAPRASATPLHAALFNLMTDGDGVSYFKEMISKSDKTELQRMASLLTSDSDYFMSIVTTKFGSRRVQKLLGKSDDVDAFFCAAILRRFLHITTDKYASYVTIRAMVVFDKVMKKALYERILYHALDLACDQHGCIALNDIITDADDPYYRDQLLELVVSNALRLSNDASGNFVVQHVLTLYDSRCIHNIAVNLYGQCIELSFKKYGSYIVEKLLEVEESMVVVVVELLGCDGDRLMRLARNEFGNFVVVKALRFTKEMRMDLFWGLVQKLMPFIHLLRRSHGNNIANILDTFRLRC
- a CDS encoding Cysteine proteinases superfamily protein (Cysteine proteinases superfamily protein; FUNCTIONS IN: cysteine-type peptidase activity, NEDD8-specific protease activity; INVOLVED IN: proteolysis; LOCATED IN: cellular_component unknown; EXPRESSED IN: 7 plant structures; EXPRESSED DURING: LP.04 four leaves visible, C globular stage, petal differentiation and expansion stage; CONTAINS InterPro DOMAIN/s: Peptidase C48, SUMO/Sentrin/Ubl1 (InterPro:IPR003653); Has 1807 Blast hits to 1807 proteins in 277 species: Archae - 0; Bacteria - 0; Metazoa - 736; Fungi - 347; Plants - 385; Viruses - 0; Other Eukaryotes - 339 (source: NCBI BLink).), with amino-acid sequence MGNTSDDDKILSYEDVVLRRSDLDILNGPIFLNDRVIEFYLSFLSTVHSSTTISLIPPSIAFWISNCPDTEYLKDFMKPLNLRDKDLLILPVNDNSNVEVAEGGLHWSLLVYYKEANTFVHHDSYMGVNRWSAKQLFKAVSPFVSNGDASYKECTDTPQQKNGYDCGVFLLATARVICEWFSSGGMKNRDELWFANVKETVPDLVNHLREEILALIKKLMSESVSK